cctacATGGCGccccctcttcccacccccgcccACCACCCCTCCTCCAGCCCTCTCCCTGCCTCGTGTCCCCTGCCTTCACCTGCAGCCTCACTTGCCTACCCACCCCCTCCCCGCCAAacacccacttccccacccaccgCGCCTCCTCCCCAGAGACTCTCCCCCCAATCTTCAAGCTGGAGCAAAATGAACAGTCATTTCTTGTAAAATATTTTTAAATACCTTGTAATCTGACAACTCAGGCGTGTAACTCTCAGACAGCTCCAACACCTTGGGAGAAAATCAGAAATAGTCAGATTAGATTGTGGAGATTCATGAAAACAGGAACAGGTGGAGCCTCCTCCCACTGTGTCACCGTAACCTGGATCCCTCCTCTGTACAAACACATTCCCAGTGCAGCTATCTGCAGAGAGAACAGTTTGCTCCTGATACCTCACGCTCTCACTCGCCTTTGCGAATTGGACCCTTCACCCACTCTTTTTCTCAACTCTCTTCATAATCTTGAAATTTTCATGGATGTAAACTCAATGttgcctcttttccaaagaaaacaaagccGACTTACTGAGCGTATCCACATTATTGAAATGTCTGATGTCTGCAGTTATTTTCCAGGCTaggctctgcaccctctcaagggcaGCAAGCTCCATCTTACAGCACACAATCTCGTAGAGTTACCGTTACAGACACATAGTTTAGTCTTTATTTAAATCAAGGTCAGGGCTTTTGTAAAACAAACTGAGTGTGCCCAGAATCAGTGAGATGAGGAGGGGTTACCTTGAAGGCAATTCTTTCTCCCACTTGTGGTGGTGCGGCCAGGAGTGGCAGCTTGCTGTAGTCTCTCTGTGGAACCGCCGGGGCTTTCTGTTCAAGGGAAGAAATACAAACACAGTGAGCAGGGTGTGGAGAATCATAAGCAGTCACTGCCTGCACGGCCTGCGTCAGGAACACCAGGCCCACAGCCCGGGATCACCGGGCCCATATCACCGGGATCACCAGGCCCACAGCCCCATATCACCGGGCCCACAGTCCGGGATCACCGGGCCCAGAGCCCCATATCACCGGGCCCACAGCCCCATATCACCAGGCCCACAGCCCCATATCACCAGGCCCACAGCCCCATATCACCGGGCCCACAGCCCGGGATCACCGGGCCCATATCACCGGGATCACCAGGCCCACAGCCCCATATCACCGGGCCCACAGCCCCATATCACCGGGCCCACAGCCCCATATCACCGGGCCCACAGCCCGGGATCACCGGGCCCATATCACCGGGATCACCAGGCCCACAGCCCGGGATCACCGGGCCCAGAGCCCCATATCACCGGGATCACCGGGCCCACAGCCCCATATCACCGGGCCCACAGCCCGGGATCACCGGGCCCAGAGCCCCATATCACCGGGATCACCGGGCCCACAGCCCCATATCACCGGGCCCACAGCCCGGGATCACTGGGCTCACAGCCCCATATCACCGGGATCACCAGGCCCACAGCCCCATATCACCGGGATCACAGCCCCATATCACCGGGCCCACAGCCCCATATCACCGGGCCCACAGCCCCATATCACCGGGCCCACAGCCCGGGATCACTGGGCTCACAGCCCCATATCACCGGGATCACCATGCCCACAGCCCCATACCACCGGGATCACCGGGCCCACAGCCCCATATCACCGGGATCACAGCCCCATATAACCGGGATTACAGCCCCATATTACCAGGATCACCGGGATCACAGCCCCATATCACCGAGATCACCGGCCCCACAGCCCCATATCACCGGGATCACAGCCCCATATCACCGGGATCACTGGGATCACAGCCCCCTATCACCAGGATCACAGCCCCATATCACCGGGATCACAGCCCCATATAACCGGGATCAGCCCCATAATCACCGAGGTTACTGCTCTAAGCCACACTTTCCAAACTTACTGCTCACCACGGTGGAGGGACAGGAGagatgttggttaaagaggagattaacgcgatagcaagaaaggacattagcttggatgatgtggaatctgtatgggtggagctgcggaataccaaagggcagaaaacgttagtgggagttgtgtaaagaccaccaaacagtagtagagaggttggggatggcatcaaacaggaaattagggatgcgtgcaataaaggcacagcagttatcatggacgactttaatcccttttggattgggctaaccaaactggtagcaatacagtggaggaggatttcctggagtgtatatgggatggttttctagaccaatatgtcaaggaaccaactagagagcaggccatcttagactggatcttgtgtaacgagagaggattaattggcaatcttgttgtgcgaggcccctttggggaagagtgaccataatatggtagaattcttcattaagatggagagtgacacagttaattcagagactagggtcctgaacttaaggaaaggtaacttcgatggtatgagacgtgaattggctaggatagactggaaaatgatattaaaagggttgacggtggataggcaatggcagacatttaaagatcacatggatgaacttcaacaattgtacatccctgcctggtgtaaaaataaaacggggaaggtggctcaaccgtggctaacaagggaaattagggatagtgttaaatccaaggaagaggcatataaattggccagaaaaagcaacaaaactgggagaaatttagaattcagcagaggaggacaaagggtttaattaggagggggaaagtagagtaagcttgctgggaacataaaaattgtctgcaaaagcttctatagatatgtgaagagaaaacgattagtgaagacaaatgtaggtcccttgcagtcagaatcaggtgaatttataatggggaacaaagaaatggcagaccaattgaacaaatactttggttctgtcttcactaaggaagacacaaataaccttccggaaatattaggggactgagggtctagtgagaaggaggaactgaaggaaatccttattagtcaggaaattgtgttcgggaaattgatgagattgaaggccgataaattcccagggcctgatagtctgcatcccagagtacttaaggaagtggccatagaaatagtggatgcattggtgatcattttccaacagtctatcgactctggatcagttcctatggattggagagtagctaatataacactactttttaaaagagggagggagaaaatagggaaattatagaccagtgagcctgacatcggtagtgtggaaaatgttggaatcaattattaaagacgtaataacagcgcatttggaaagcagtgacaggatcggtccaagtcagcatggattcttgaaagggaaatcatgcttgacaaatcttttagaattttttgaggatgtaactagtatagtggacaagggagaaccagtggatgtgtgtatttagactttcaaaaggcttttgacaagatcccacacaagggattagtgcgcaaaattaaagctcatggtattgggggtaatgtattgacgtggatagagaattggttggcagacaggaagcaaagagtaggaataaacgggtccttttcagaatggcagacagtgactagtggggttaccgcaaggttcagtgctggggccccaactacttacaacatacattaatgatttagacgaaggaattgaatgtaatatctccaagtttgcagatgacactaagctgggtggcagtgtgagctgtgaggaggatgctaagaggctgcaggatgacttggacaggttaggtgagagggcaaatgcatggcagatgcagtataatgcagataaatgtgaggttatccactttggtggcaaaaacagggaacagaatattatctgaatggcggcagattaggaaaaggggaggtacaacaagacctgggtgtcatggttcatcagtcattgaaagttggcatgcaggtacagcagacggtgaaggcggcaaatggtatgttggccttcatagctaggggatttgaatataggagcagggaggtcttactgcagttgtacagggccttggtgaggcctcaccttgaatattgtgcacagttttggtctcctaatttgaggaaggacattcctgctattgagggagtgcagcgaaggttcaccagactgattcccgggatggcaggactgacatataaagaaagactggattatattcactggaatttagaagaatgagaggggatctcatagaaacataaaattctgacgggattggacaggttagatgcaggaagaatgttcctgatgtttgggaagtccagaaccaggggtcacagtctgaggataaggggcaagccatttaggaccgtgatgaggagaaacttcttcactcagagaattgtgaacctgtggaattctctgttgttgaggccagtttgttagatatattcaaaagggagttacatgtggcccttacggctaaagggaccaaagggcatggagagaaagcaggaaaggggtactgaagttgcatgatcagccatgatcttattgaatggtggtgcaggcttgaagggccgaatggtgatGGAAGAAAAGGGATAAAAGACAATGCAATAAATTGTTGAACTGAAAGGGTTCCATTTCCCTATTCCGGGCGAACGTGTTTCATTGTCTGTCCAAAGTTAGACTGAGCACAAGAGCCTCTCTCTCAGGACAGTgtcgagctctccctctctctgtacacaGGACAATGTtgggctctccctctccctgtgtacacAGGACAGTGTCGGGCTCTCCCTCTCTGTGTACACAGGCCAGTGtcgggctctccctctctctgtacacaGGACAATGAcaggctctccctctccctgtgtacacAGGACAGGGTcgggctctcgctctctgtgtACACAGGCCAGTGtcgggctctccctctctctgtacacaGGACAGTGtcgggctctccctctctctgtacacaGGACAatgacaggctctctctctctctcgctctctgtgtacaCAGGCCAGTGtcgggctctccctctctctgtacacaGGACAatgacaggctctctctctctctcgctctctgtgtacaCAGGCCAGTGtcgggctctccctctctctgtacacaGGACAGTGtcgggctctccctctctctgtacacaGGACAGTatcgagctctccctctctctgtacacaGGACAatgacaggctctctctctctctccctctctgtgtacaCAGGCCAGTGtcgggctctccctctctctgtacacaGGACAGTGtcgggctctccctctctctgtacacaGGACAatgacaggctctctctctctctcgctctctgtgtacaCAGGCCAGTGtcgggctctccctctctctgtacgcAGGACAGTatcgagctctccctctctctctgtacacaggaCAAtgtcgggctctctctctctctccctgtgtacacaggAGTGTtgggctctccctctccctgtgtacacAGGACAGTgtcgagctctccctctctctgtacacaGGACAGTGtcggactctccctctctctgtatacaGGCCAGTGTCGGGCTCTCCCTGTGTACACAGGACAGTgtcgagctctccctctctctgtgtacaCAGGCCAGTgtcgagctctccctctctctgtgtacaCAGGCCAGTGtcgggctctccctctctctgtacacaGGACAGTGtcggactctccctctctctgtatacaGGCCAGTGTCGGGCTCTCCCTGTGTACACAGGCCAGTgtcgagctctccctctctctgtgtacaCAGGCCAGTgtcgagctctccctctctctgtgtacaCAGGCCAGTgtcgagctctccctctctctgtgtacaCAGGCCAGTgtcgagctctccctctctctgtgtacaCAGGCCAGTGtcgggctctccctctctctgtgtataCAGGCCAGTgtcgagctctccctctctctgtgtacaCAGGCCAGTGtcgggctctccctctctctgtgtacaCAGGCCAGTGTCGGGCTCTCCCTGTGTACACAGGACAGTgtcgagctctccctctctctgtgtacaCAGGCCAGTgtcgagctctccctctctctgtgtacaCAGGCCAGTgtcgagctctccctctctctgtgtacaCAGGCCAGTGTCGGGCTCTCCCTCTCTGTACACTGGACAGTgtcaggctctccctctctctgtgtacaCAGGCCAGTgtcgagctctccctctctctgtgtacaTAGGACTGTGttgggctctccctctctctgtgtacaCAGGACAGtgtcgggctctctctctctctctctctgtgtacacAGGCCAGTGttgagctctgtctctctctgtgtacaCAGGCCAGTGtcgggctctccctctctctgtgtgcaCAGGCCAGTGtcgggctctgtctctctctctctgtacacaggaCAGtgttgggctctctctctctctctccctgtgtacacaggACAGCgtcgagctctccctctctctgtacacaGGATAGtgtcgggctctctctctctctctctctgtgtacacAGGACAGTGccgggctctccctctctctgtacacaGGACAGtgtcgggctctctctctctctctctgtacacaggaTAGTGttgggctctccctctctctgtacacaAGACAGTGTCGATTATTCCCTCTCTCTGTGTACACAGGACAATGTCGGGCTCTCCCTGTGTACACAGGACAatgtcaggctctctctctctctgtgtacacAGGACAGTGTCaggctctctcccctctctctgtgtaCACAGGACAGTGtcaggctctgtctctctctctctgtacacaggaCAGTGCCgggctctctcccctctctctgtgtaCACAGGACAGTGTCaggctctgtctctccctgtacacaggaCAGTGTcggccccatctcccctccccctccttgtaCACGGGACAGTGTcggatctctctttctccccccaccccccgtctctctctctctcccttgctccccccctctctctcccctccctcgcacaCGGGACAGTGtcggggctctctctctccctctctctttctcccccctcgctccctcccctcccctcgctccctcccctccctgtaCACGGGACAGTGTcggggctctctcgctctctcccccctcccctcgctccctccctgtacaCGGGACAGTGTcggggctctctcgctctctcccccctcccctcgctccctccctgtataCGGGACAGTGTCggggctctctctctatctccgtacACGGGAGTAAGCCCAGAAACAGTACGCCGCCATTTTTCCATGAATAGTATCACAGCCGAGCCTGATTTTGACCTCACGCTCCGAATTAGGATTAATGGGCAGGGACCAGAaattgcagccccccccccccccccccaagttatatagccagttttagtgcccccgaGATCGGCAAGCGTGGCACCGATCAGGGCTTTAATGTGCAGTGTAGTACAGCAGTGTATTTACCAATGGCCATCAAAGGAACGAGGCTGGAGGAGCTGCTGCTGGGGGCACTTTCACCATttcaccctgcccctccctcccgacAATTATTGCTGCACTGACACAGCAATTGGTTTGAAGATTAGGTCGTTATTATCAGGTCTATTTACCTTCTGTGtgcgtgggggtgagagagagaaaaggctGCACATTTCCCGATCACATCCACTCACCTCGACAGTAACGTTCTTGTTTGTCACAGTTTGCTTTGATTCTCCAGGTTTCGGGTCCTGGCTGTTTTCATAGTTATAGCGAAAGAGACCGGCCCCTCGGCCTCTGCCCCGGAACACAGCACGCTGCTGCCGCCCACCACAACCTTCCCATGGGAAGGCACTAAACCCTCGTCCGCGGCCCCGCCCATTGCCCCGCCCAAAGCCACCATTGCCCGTTCGATTgggtggcagagtggcagtggtggactgATGTCCCGCTTTGCCAGATTGGCTTGGCGCACTAGTCTCTACTCCTGCGGGTTTCCCCGACTCTGAATCTTGGGAGTCGGAAGAGGCTCCGGACGATCTTCTCGTGGGGTTAGGGACACTGCTGCCATTCTCCGACCGGCCTGGAATCCTTTCCACTGAAGGCGGGGCCCCTGGCTTTGGAGTGGGCACTTTTGTAACCGCAGGCGTCTCAGAGTCACTGCTCAGCGAGTCGGAGCTGCTGTCTGCCTTTGCCCCCGGCATTTTGGCGGCCATGTTAGTCTGCATAGGCCTCTTCCCGCTTTGGGCACTGGGACTCTTTCCCGCCAAGCTGCTGCTGCCTTGACCCTTGGCAATGGTCCTTGTTGCTGGCAGCGAGGGGCTCTTTGGCTGTAGACGCTTGCTCTCACTGGGGTCACTGGATGAATGCTCGCTGTCCGACACCTGTACAGCGGCCTTTCTCTGAAACAGCGAGTTGTTTGAAGCATTCTTCCCCTCCACCAGCTTAGAGAGGGGAGTTGCAGCTGTGGGCTCTGGGAGAGATTTGCCCAATGCTCCGGACCGGGCTCTTTTGCTGGAACGATCGCTACCAGTTTTGTCTTTGTCGGATTTATCCTTTTTCTTTTTAAAGTGTTTCTTTTGAACGTGACACTTTCCATTACCTTCTGTCTCGTTCTTTCTCTTCCTCGAACACTCCGTACTTACATTCGAAACGGTCTCTCCCGTGGAATCGTGCTTCTGCTCCACGCTCAGTCCTGCACCTTTTCTCCGCTTCTTTTTCTCTCCATTTTCACTTCGCGGCTGATGCTGGTGTCGGTGCCTCTTCTTTGGCTTCACACTCGGCCGATCGGGAGAATCACTGGTCACAAACCCGTTTTCTGTTATCAGCTCCTCCTGTTTCACTCTGTAAAAGGGCAACAGAAAACAGTTACTTCAGCATTTTTATGCACTAAAAAGAAATGATTTCCACCAGCTGCTGCACTGGCACAGCGTGCCAACAGTCTGCGGAATGCTTCCCATATTCAGCTGCAAACAGGCGCTGTGTTTAACC
Above is a window of Pristiophorus japonicus isolate sPriJap1 chromosome 16, sPriJap1.hap1, whole genome shotgun sequence DNA encoding:
- the coil gene encoding coilin isoform X1; this translates as MAAVRLRLLFDYPPPLLPAGRLCWLLLQPEQCRVVADLESIIRRRFGFSSRTLLHLFLDNCLLPPNESVHLVRDNDSIRVKQEELITENGFVTSDSPDRPSVKPKKRHRHQHQPRSENGEKKKRRKGAGLSVEQKHDSTGETVSNVSTECSRKRKNETEGNGKCHVQKKHFKKKKDKSDKDKTGSDRSSKRARSGALGKSLPEPTAATPLSKLVEGKNASNNSLFQRKAAVQVSDSEHSSSDPSESKRLQPKSPSLPATRTIAKGQGSSSLAGKSPSAQSGKRPMQTNMAAKMPGAKADSSSDSLSSDSETPAVTKVPTPKPGAPPSVERIPGRSENGSSVPNPTRRSSGASSDSQDSESGKPAGVETSAPSQSGKAGHQSTTATLPPNRTGNGGFGRGNGRGRGRGFSAFPWEGCGGRQQRAVFRGRGRGAGLFRYNYENSQDPKPGESKQTVTNKNVTVEKAPAVPQRDYSKLPLLAAPPQVGERIAFKVLELSESYTPELSDYKEGRIMSYNPSTQQVGLSVDSVSTESSKEPGKFDLIYQTENGEDMVEYAVTREAQVTESWSSLVEPRLIVMPAAEPVAVEMA